In Tepidimonas taiwanensis, the following are encoded in one genomic region:
- the dapF gene encoding diaminopimelate epimerase, translated as MRVAFTKMQGAGNDFVVLDETRGPLNLSPAQYRWLADRHFGVGADQILSVRPAPHPGVDFEYVIHNADGGEVENCGNGARCFVRYVHDAGLTPQRTVRVATRAGVLTLALQDDGRVTVDMGSPVFEPARVPFDPEGLAPRAEGGWQRWPLALPLAGEPVAWVAVLSMGNPHAVARVDDVDAAPVAQWGPAIEGHARFPRRVNAGFVQVVDRAHARLRVYERGAGETLACGTGACAAVVAGIRLGWFDERVDVDLPGGRLTIEWPLQTQGLTATVRMTGPAEPVFTGVVDVPDLR; from the coding sequence ATGCGGGTGGCGTTCACCAAGATGCAGGGGGCGGGCAACGACTTCGTCGTGCTCGACGAGACGCGTGGCCCGCTCAACCTCTCGCCGGCGCAGTACCGCTGGCTGGCGGACCGGCATTTCGGTGTCGGTGCCGACCAGATCCTGAGCGTGCGGCCCGCACCGCATCCCGGGGTCGATTTCGAATACGTGATCCACAACGCCGACGGGGGCGAGGTCGAAAACTGCGGCAACGGGGCGCGCTGCTTCGTGCGCTACGTGCACGACGCCGGGCTGACGCCGCAGCGCACGGTGCGCGTGGCCACGCGTGCCGGGGTGCTGACGCTGGCGCTGCAGGACGACGGCCGGGTGACCGTGGACATGGGGTCCCCGGTATTCGAGCCTGCGCGGGTGCCGTTCGACCCCGAGGGGCTCGCGCCGCGCGCCGAGGGCGGCTGGCAGCGCTGGCCGCTGGCACTGCCGCTGGCCGGCGAGCCGGTGGCGTGGGTGGCGGTGCTGTCGATGGGCAACCCCCACGCGGTGGCGCGCGTGGACGACGTGGACGCCGCGCCGGTGGCGCAGTGGGGCCCGGCGATCGAAGGCCATGCGCGTTTTCCGCGCCGCGTCAACGCGGGCTTCGTGCAGGTGGTCGACCGCGCGCACGCGCGGCTGCGCGTGTACGAGCGCGGGGCCGGTGAGACGCTGGCGTGTGGCACCGGCGCGTGCGCGGCGGTGGTGGCGGGGATCCGGCTGGGCTGGTTCGACGAGCGTGTCGACGTGGACCTGCCCGGCGGGCGGCTGACCATCGAGTGGCCGTTGCAGACGCAGGGGCTGACCGCTACGGTGCGCATGACCGGGCCGGCCGAGCCGGTGTTCACCGGCGTGGTGGACGTGCCCGACCTGCGCTGA
- a CDS encoding OmpA family protein, with product MVAWFDQGFRGRRAAAGIALAAALAATGCANMSEEQKSGTARGAMIGAAAGAVLGAVTDGSKGAVRGAAIGAGAGALGGYVWSSRMEQQKREMEAATAGTGVAVTQTADNRLKLEIPSDISFDVGRADIKPNFRAVLDTFAQGLQRNPAARVTIIGHTDSTGSDAINNPLSINRAAAVRDYLVARGVAIGRIAIDGRGSREPIASNDTAEGRARNRRVEIFVAEQAS from the coding sequence ATGGTGGCTTGGTTTGACCAGGGGTTCAGGGGCCGCCGCGCGGCGGCGGGGATCGCGCTCGCGGCGGCGTTGGCCGCAACGGGCTGCGCCAACATGTCCGAGGAGCAGAAGTCCGGGACCGCCCGCGGCGCGATGATCGGCGCCGCCGCCGGGGCCGTGCTTGGCGCGGTGACCGATGGCAGCAAGGGGGCGGTGCGCGGCGCGGCCATCGGCGCTGGGGCCGGCGCACTGGGCGGCTATGTCTGGTCCAGCCGGATGGAGCAGCAAAAGCGCGAGATGGAGGCGGCCACCGCCGGTACCGGCGTGGCGGTGACGCAAACCGCGGACAACCGGCTCAAGCTCGAGATCCCGAGCGACATTTCGTTCGACGTCGGGCGTGCCGACATCAAGCCCAATTTCCGCGCGGTGCTCGATACCTTCGCGCAGGGGCTGCAGCGCAACCCGGCGGCGCGCGTGACCATCATCGGCCACACGGACAGCACCGGCAGCGACGCGATCAACAATCCCCTGTCGATCAACCGTGCTGCAGCCGTGCGCGACTACCTGGTGGCGCGCGGGGTGGCGATTGGCCGCATCGCGATCGACGGGCGCGGCTCGCGCGAGCCCATCGCGAGCAACGACACCGCCGAAGGGCGCGCCCGCAACCGGCGGGTGGAGATCTTCGTCGCGGAGCAGGCGAGCTGA
- a CDS encoding MBL fold metallo-hydrolase: MVRPHLRLHPPHEPPVPRPAATVVLVRDGAQGLEVLMTRRSAHARFAPGAYVFPGGAIDADDHTDAPHPAIAWRPEQAAGDRPALLAAVRECFEELGVLLARDATGRWVAPDTVAALDRHAPLLPQCVARGLTLAADTLGWLARWITDRDLPIRFDVAFFVAPMPPGQTPIADDREQFEPVWITPTEALQRHAAGALPMVFPTVRTLEHLRRYADSAALLAECARHRGPPWTSCPRAGWLHGQEARFMEHEAPYGELALTCPDGQLAHMLDWRHDAPVALARHVQRLTAPNPGPMTGPGTNSYLVGEPDTGHVVIDPGPDEPAHLQRLFDATAGDIRAIVCTHSHPDHAPGAKPLQALCAAAGRAVPPVLGLPSGPTARPTSHFRPDRALADGERLTLTTGDGTVRHTLRVLHTPGHAANHLCLVLEEDGLLFSGDHILNGSTTVIDPPDGDMDAYLASLQRLRAACDSDRIEFILPAHGYVLGDAPRAIERLHAHRLQREAKIARVLATHPTGDLDLWVRHAYDDVPPHLWPVAKRSLLAHVLRLRGHAP; encoded by the coding sequence ATGGTGCGCCCCCATCTGCGCCTGCACCCGCCCCACGAACCCCCGGTTCCGCGGCCCGCCGCCACCGTCGTGCTGGTGCGCGACGGGGCGCAGGGCCTGGAGGTGTTGATGACGCGCCGCTCGGCCCATGCGCGCTTCGCGCCCGGGGCCTACGTGTTCCCGGGTGGCGCCATCGACGCCGACGACCACACCGATGCGCCGCATCCGGCCATCGCGTGGCGCCCTGAACAGGCCGCGGGTGACCGACCCGCGCTGCTGGCCGCGGTGCGCGAGTGCTTCGAGGAGCTGGGCGTGTTGCTGGCCCGGGATGCGACGGGACGCTGGGTCGCGCCGGATACCGTCGCCGCGCTGGATCGGCACGCCCCGCTGCTGCCGCAATGCGTGGCGCGCGGCCTGACGCTGGCGGCGGACACCCTGGGGTGGCTGGCCCGCTGGATCACCGACCGGGACTTGCCGATACGCTTCGACGTGGCGTTTTTCGTCGCCCCGATGCCGCCGGGCCAAACGCCGATAGCCGACGACCGCGAACAGTTCGAGCCGGTCTGGATCACGCCGACCGAGGCGCTGCAGCGGCACGCGGCCGGTGCGCTGCCGATGGTCTTCCCCACGGTACGCACGCTGGAGCACCTGCGGCGCTATGCGGACAGCGCCGCGCTGCTGGCCGAATGCGCGCGTCACCGCGGGCCGCCGTGGACGAGCTGCCCGCGCGCCGGCTGGCTCCACGGCCAGGAAGCCCGCTTCATGGAGCACGAGGCCCCCTACGGCGAGCTGGCGCTGACCTGCCCCGACGGGCAACTGGCCCACATGCTCGACTGGCGCCATGACGCGCCGGTGGCGCTCGCGCGCCACGTCCAGCGCCTGACCGCCCCCAACCCCGGGCCAATGACCGGCCCCGGCACCAACAGCTATCTGGTCGGCGAACCCGACACGGGCCACGTCGTCATCGACCCGGGCCCGGACGAGCCGGCCCACCTGCAGCGGCTGTTCGACGCGACGGCGGGCGACATCCGCGCGATCGTCTGCACCCACTCCCACCCGGACCATGCGCCGGGTGCCAAGCCCTTGCAGGCGCTGTGCGCCGCGGCGGGCCGCGCCGTGCCGCCGGTGCTCGGGCTGCCCAGCGGCCCTACTGCGCGGCCGACCAGCCACTTCCGCCCGGACCGCGCGCTCGCCGACGGCGAGCGGCTCACCCTCACCACCGGCGACGGCACGGTCCGGCACACGCTGCGCGTGCTGCACACGCCCGGCCACGCCGCCAACCACCTGTGCCTGGTGCTGGAGGAGGACGGCCTACTCTTTTCCGGCGACCACATCCTTAACGGCAGCACCACCGTGATCGACCCGCCGGACGGCGACATGGACGCGTATCTGGCGTCGCTGCAACGCCTGCGCGCCGCCTGCGACAGCGACCGCATCGAGTTCATCCTGCCCGCGCACGGCTACGTGCTCGGGGACGCCCCGCGGGCCATCGAGCGCCTGCACGCGCACCGGCTGCAACGCGAGGCCAAGATCGCGCGCGTGCTCGCCACGCATCCCACGGGCGATCTCGATCTGTGGGTCCGGCACGCCTACGATGACGTGCCGCCGCACCTGTGGCCGGTGGCGAAGCGCTCGCTGCTGGCGCACGTGCTGCGTCTGCGAGGTCACGCGCCATGA
- a CDS encoding c-type cytochrome, which translates to MTTSPPTMTLARIGLAVCLGAALGVAAPPVRADMNAALEKGCLNCHGNPPRGKAPTIAALAARYASAAGDEQRIQQLADRLREHHLFGGVPAHERLTAEEAERFVRWLVAGGG; encoded by the coding sequence ATGACGACATCCCCCCCGACGATGACCCTGGCCCGCATCGGGCTGGCGGTGTGCCTGGGTGCCGCGCTCGGCGTCGCCGCCCCGCCGGTGCGGGCGGACATGAACGCCGCGCTGGAAAAAGGCTGCCTGAATTGCCACGGCAACCCGCCGCGCGGCAAAGCGCCGACGATCGCGGCACTGGCGGCGCGCTACGCCAGCGCGGCCGGCGATGAGCAGCGGATCCAGCAGCTCGCCGACCGCCTGCGGGAGCACCACCTCTTCGGCGGTGTGCCCGCGCACGAGCGGCTCACGGCCGAAGAGGCCGAGCGGTTCGTGCGCTGGCTCGTTGCCGGGGGCGGCTGA
- a CDS encoding NAD(P)/FAD-dependent oxidoreductase — protein MIRIAELKLPLQALPVEARRAADAPAETDADRTPQPHPIEALRTLAAQALALPESAIANLHVHKRSFDARGTALRAVYIVDVALADPAQEDAVLQRLAGHAHVQRTPDMSWQPPARAAADWTPAADERPVVVGFGPCGILAALTLAEMGLRPIVLERGRPVRQRTKDTWGLWRRRELNPDSNVQFGEGGAGLFSDGKLYSQIKDPRHLGRRVMQAFVDAGAPPEILYEAHPHIGTFKLVKVVEALRARITALGGEIRFEQQVVDFVLAPAGEGRWRLQGLRVHDRGAHGTEYELPAQRVILALGHSARDTFERLHQRGVRLEPKPFSIGVRIEHPQGMIDRARWGRHAGHPLLGAAAYKLVHHAANGRAVYSFCMCPGGTVVAATSEAERVVTNGMSQYSRAERNANAGLVVGIGPQDFPQHDAAAWRAAFGDAAGSRYAAEAAALPDGAVHPLAGVVLQRTLESAAYRAGGGGYNAPGQLVGDFLAGRPSATFGDVLPSYKPGVTLGDLATVLPDDAVAAMREALPAFGRQIRGYDRADAVMTGVETRTSSPLRIPRGPDYQSLNVEGLYPAGEGAGYAGGILSAGVDGVRVAEALGCHVLGVTPPPPDRVPHAGVAYG, from the coding sequence ATGATCCGCATTGCCGAACTGAAACTGCCGCTGCAGGCGCTGCCCGTCGAGGCGCGCCGCGCCGCCGACGCGCCGGCCGAAACCGACGCCGACCGCACCCCGCAGCCGCACCCCATCGAGGCGCTGCGCACGCTGGCCGCCCAAGCGCTGGCGCTGCCCGAGTCGGCCATCGCCAACCTGCACGTGCACAAGCGCAGCTTCGACGCGCGCGGCACCGCGCTGCGGGCGGTCTATATCGTCGACGTGGCCTTGGCCGACCCCGCGCAGGAAGACGCCGTGTTGCAGCGCCTCGCGGGGCACGCGCATGTGCAGCGCACGCCGGACATGAGCTGGCAACCGCCGGCACGCGCCGCCGCCGACTGGACGCCCGCCGCGGACGAGCGGCCCGTGGTCGTCGGCTTCGGGCCGTGCGGGATCCTCGCGGCGCTGACGCTGGCCGAAATGGGGCTGCGCCCGATCGTGCTGGAGCGCGGTCGCCCGGTACGCCAGCGCACGAAAGACACCTGGGGCCTGTGGCGCCGGCGCGAGCTCAACCCGGACTCCAACGTCCAGTTCGGCGAAGGCGGCGCGGGGTTGTTTTCCGACGGCAAGCTCTACAGCCAGATCAAGGACCCGCGCCACCTGGGCCGGCGCGTCATGCAGGCCTTCGTCGACGCCGGCGCCCCGCCGGAAATTTTGTACGAAGCGCACCCGCACATCGGCACCTTCAAGCTGGTCAAGGTGGTCGAGGCGCTGCGCGCGCGCATCACCGCGCTGGGAGGCGAGATCCGCTTCGAGCAGCAGGTGGTCGACTTCGTGCTCGCGCCAGCCGGCGAGGGACGCTGGCGGCTGCAGGGCCTGCGCGTGCACGACCGCGGCGCGCACGGCACCGAATACGAACTGCCCGCGCAGCGGGTGATCCTGGCGCTGGGCCACAGCGCGCGCGATACGTTCGAGCGGCTGCACCAGCGCGGCGTGCGGCTGGAGCCCAAGCCCTTTTCCATCGGCGTGCGTATCGAGCATCCGCAGGGCATGATCGACCGCGCGCGCTGGGGCCGCCACGCAGGCCACCCGCTGCTGGGCGCGGCGGCCTACAAGCTCGTGCACCACGCCGCCAACGGCCGTGCCGTCTACAGCTTTTGCATGTGCCCGGGCGGCACGGTCGTCGCCGCCACCAGCGAAGCCGAGCGTGTCGTCACCAACGGCATGAGCCAGTACTCGCGCGCCGAGCGCAACGCCAACGCCGGGCTGGTCGTGGGCATCGGCCCGCAGGACTTCCCGCAGCACGACGCGGCGGCGTGGCGCGCCGCCTTTGGCGACGCGGCGGGCAGCCGCTACGCCGCCGAGGCGGCCGCGCTGCCCGACGGCGCCGTCCACCCGCTCGCGGGCGTGGTGCTGCAGCGCACGCTGGAAAGCGCCGCCTACCGCGCCGGTGGCGGCGGCTACAACGCGCCGGGACAGCTCGTCGGCGACTTTCTGGCCGGGCGGCCGTCCGCCACCTTTGGGGACGTGCTCCCCTCGTACAAGCCCGGTGTCACGCTGGGTGACCTGGCCACGGTGCTGCCCGACGACGCGGTGGCCGCGATGCGCGAGGCGCTGCCCGCCTTCGGCCGCCAGATCCGCGGCTACGACCGGGCCGATGCGGTCATGACCGGGGTCGAGACCCGCACCTCGTCACCGCTGCGCATCCCGCGCGGGCCCGACTACCAGAGCCTCAACGTCGAGGGCCTGTACCCGGCGGGCGAAGGGGCCGGGTACGCGGGCGGCATCCTCTCCGCCGGCGTGGACGGCGTGCGCGTGGCCGAAGCGCTGGGCTGCCACGTACTCGGCGTCACCCCGCCGCCACCGGACCGCGTCCCGCATGCAGGCGTTGCGTACGGCTGA
- the htpX gene encoding protease HtpX — protein sequence MKRILLLVLTNLAVMAVLLITTRILGVDRFLTANGLDMTALAVFSLVIGFGGAFISLLMSKPMAKWSTGMVIIDQPRSADEAWLLATVRKLADQAGIGMPEVGIYEGEPNAFATGAFKNDALVGVSTGLLANMTREEVEAVLAHEVAHIANGDMVTMTLIQGVMNTFVVFLSRVIGYVVDSFLRRGDSESSGPGIGYLVTSIVMEIVLGFLAAIIVAWFSRQREFRADAGAAMLMGRKQPMINALARLGGLHPGALPQGMQAMGITGGIGKLFATHPPIEERIAALQAL from the coding sequence ATGAAACGTATTCTGTTGCTGGTTCTGACCAACCTCGCCGTGATGGCGGTGTTGTTGATCACCACCCGCATCCTCGGGGTGGACCGCTTCCTCACCGCCAACGGGTTGGACATGACGGCGCTGGCCGTCTTCTCGCTGGTGATCGGTTTTGGCGGCGCGTTCATCTCGCTGCTGATGAGCAAGCCGATGGCCAAGTGGAGTACGGGCATGGTCATCATCGACCAGCCGCGCAGCGCCGACGAGGCTTGGCTGCTGGCCACCGTGCGCAAGCTGGCCGATCAGGCCGGCATCGGCATGCCCGAGGTCGGCATCTACGAGGGCGAACCCAACGCGTTTGCCACCGGCGCGTTCAAGAACGACGCGCTGGTGGGCGTCTCCACGGGGCTGCTCGCCAACATGACGCGCGAGGAGGTGGAGGCGGTGCTGGCGCACGAGGTGGCGCACATCGCCAACGGCGACATGGTGACGATGACGCTGATCCAAGGGGTGATGAACACCTTCGTCGTGTTCCTGAGCCGCGTCATCGGCTACGTGGTGGACAGCTTCCTGCGCCGCGGTGACAGCGAATCGTCCGGCCCCGGGATCGGGTATCTGGTCACCAGCATCGTGATGGAGATCGTGCTCGGGTTCCTGGCCGCGATCATCGTCGCGTGGTTCAGCCGCCAGCGCGAGTTCCGTGCGGACGCCGGGGCGGCGATGCTGATGGGTCGCAAGCAGCCGATGATCAACGCGCTGGCGCGGCTGGGCGGCCTGCACCCCGGGGCGCTGCCGCAGGGCATGCAGGCGATGGGCATCACCGGCGGGATCGGCAAGCTCTTTGCCACGCACCCGCCGATCGAGGAGCGCATCGCGGCCTTGCAGGCGCTGTGA
- a CDS encoding Bug family tripartite tricarboxylate transporter substrate binding protein, which yields MIDRQRRLLLCTPLLTMLGAGAARSQPAEAQCIVPAQPGGGFDLTCRLAQSALTDGGLLPTPLRMVHMPGGVGAVAYHHIVNQRPADGNVIVAFSGGSLLNLALGKFGNHSVRDVRWLASVGTDYGTVMVRADAPYAKLKALITALKEDPNKIVIGGGGSVGSQDWFKAALTARAAGIPTARMRYLGFEGGGAAMTALQNGHIQVVMGDASEAIQFLEKNTPVRILAVYSQQRLPGRLANTPTALEQGFDIDWPVIRGFYMGPKVSETDYQWWVAAFKKAMSAPGFAALQQQRGLFPLDLVGPELERFVKERTRAYAQLVKEFVLAH from the coding sequence ATGATCGACCGCCAACGCAGGCTCTTGCTGTGCACCCCACTGTTGACCATGCTGGGGGCGGGCGCGGCTCGCAGTCAGCCCGCCGAGGCCCAGTGCATCGTCCCCGCGCAACCAGGCGGCGGCTTTGACCTGACGTGCCGTCTGGCCCAAAGCGCCTTAACCGACGGCGGACTGCTCCCCACCCCCTTGCGCATGGTTCACATGCCGGGCGGCGTCGGGGCCGTGGCCTATCACCACATCGTCAACCAGCGGCCAGCCGACGGCAACGTCATCGTGGCCTTCTCGGGTGGCTCGTTGCTGAATCTGGCTTTGGGCAAATTTGGCAACCACAGCGTGCGCGATGTGCGCTGGCTGGCCTCGGTGGGCACAGACTACGGGACCGTCATGGTGCGGGCCGACGCCCCCTACGCGAAGCTCAAGGCGCTCATCACCGCCCTCAAAGAGGACCCCAACAAGATCGTGATCGGTGGTGGGGGCTCGGTGGGCAGCCAGGATTGGTTCAAGGCAGCCCTGACCGCACGCGCCGCAGGCATTCCCACGGCCCGCATGCGTTACCTGGGCTTTGAGGGGGGCGGTGCCGCGATGACGGCACTGCAAAATGGCCATATCCAGGTTGTGATGGGCGACGCCTCTGAAGCCATCCAGTTCCTGGAGAAAAACACCCCCGTGCGGATACTGGCGGTCTACAGTCAGCAGCGGCTGCCGGGCCGCCTGGCCAATACCCCCACGGCGTTGGAGCAAGGCTTTGACATCGACTGGCCTGTCATTCGGGGCTTCTACATGGGGCCCAAGGTGTCGGAAACCGACTACCAATGGTGGGTGGCCGCCTTTAAAAAGGCCATGAGCGCTCCCGGCTTTGCCGCCTTGCAGCAACAGCGGGGATTGTTTCCGCTCGATCTGGTGGGGCCCGAGCTTGAGCGTTTTGTGAAAGAGCGCACCCGCGCCTACGCTCAACTGGTCAAAGAATTCGTTTTGGCGCATTGA
- a CDS encoding response regulator: protein MRVLLVEDEPELARWLGKTLSRHAGFVVEWAHDGQLADRRLATESFDAVVLDLGLPGMDGRSVIARMRERDDRTPVLVLTARDSLAERVGSLLDGADDFLPKPFMIEELQARLQALVRRSRGLQHPRLACGPLTYDVATQRFSVHGETLALSPREHAVLRALIQKSGEPLSKQQILERVFADDADVNCEAVEVYVHRLRKKLAGKGAQIVTLRGLGYCLEPEQP, encoded by the coding sequence ATGCGCGTCTTGCTCGTCGAGGACGAACCCGAATTGGCCCGTTGGTTGGGCAAAACCTTGTCGCGGCACGCGGGCTTCGTCGTCGAGTGGGCCCATGATGGACAGCTCGCCGACCGCCGCTTGGCCACCGAAAGCTTCGATGCGGTCGTGCTGGATTTGGGTCTGCCCGGCATGGATGGACGCAGCGTGATTGCGCGCATGCGGGAGCGCGACGACCGCACACCGGTGTTGGTGCTCACCGCGCGCGACTCGCTGGCCGAACGCGTAGGCTCGCTGCTGGACGGAGCAGACGATTTTTTGCCCAAACCTTTCATGATCGAGGAGCTCCAGGCGCGCCTGCAGGCGCTGGTGCGCCGCTCCCGCGGCTTACAACACCCCCGGCTGGCATGCGGACCGCTGACCTACGATGTGGCCACGCAACGCTTCAGCGTGCACGGCGAGACGCTGGCGCTGTCGCCGCGTGAACACGCCGTGTTGCGTGCGCTTATCCAAAAGAGCGGCGAGCCGCTGAGCAAACAACAAATCCTCGAGCGCGTCTTTGCCGACGACGCCGACGTCAACTGCGAGGCCGTGGAGGTTTACGTACACCGCCTGCGCAAAAAACTCGCCGGCAAGGGCGCACAGATCGTGACGCTGCGCGGACTGGGCTACTGTCTGGAGCCCGAGCAACCGTGA
- a CDS encoding sensor histidine kinase codes for MGLTLWRSNQLLRQEVDAAYDRALAGALRAIDLNVSTASGGLAVEQPFVLLEFFELTTNARVYFRVATEDGLAEIGSPFLPLPAEPLRTGEPRFYYAMHEDTPVRVAALARPATPPLPNNPTTRIVLQVAESVGTREIFLRQLLRRSIERDLIGIAMSVVLLIVGVVVALRPLTRLQRELEARAADDLRPIDDTGVPTEVRPLVAAVNRHMARYADMARAQRQFLDDASHQLRTPLSVLRTQVDYALREHDMAEVHRALQAMHEGLDRAVRMVNQMLALARARDASLTLQSWVRETVDLSALACEVVRLQLPQARSKRLDLGVEAPDNGPLIHGCEWMLREAVANLLDNAIRYTPEGGSITVAVRSHSGCVWIEIEDQGPGMTPHDITLAGTRFRRGTAGKALPGAGLGLAIVHTIAQAHGARLELRNRTDGRTGLVAALVFSLGGPAHSES; via the coding sequence ATGGGGCTGACGCTGTGGCGCTCCAATCAGCTGCTGCGCCAAGAGGTCGACGCCGCCTACGATCGCGCCCTGGCCGGGGCGCTGCGCGCCATCGATCTCAACGTCTCCACCGCCAGCGGTGGACTCGCCGTCGAGCAACCCTTCGTGCTGCTCGAATTTTTCGAGCTGACCACCAACGCGCGCGTGTATTTTCGCGTCGCTACCGAAGACGGCTTGGCCGAGATCGGCAGCCCCTTTCTGCCGCTGCCCGCCGAGCCCCTGCGCACGGGCGAGCCACGCTTTTACTACGCCATGCACGAGGACACACCGGTGCGCGTGGCGGCGCTGGCCCGCCCGGCCACACCGCCACTGCCCAACAACCCGACGACCCGCATCGTCTTGCAGGTGGCCGAAAGCGTGGGCACGCGAGAGATATTCCTGCGCCAGCTGCTGCGTCGCAGCATCGAGCGCGACCTCATCGGCATCGCCATGAGCGTGGTGCTATTGATCGTTGGCGTGGTGGTGGCGCTGCGGCCCTTGACACGGCTGCAACGCGAACTCGAGGCCCGGGCGGCAGACGACCTGCGCCCCATCGACGACACGGGTGTGCCCACCGAGGTACGGCCTCTGGTGGCGGCCGTCAATCGGCACATGGCGCGCTACGCCGACATGGCGCGCGCGCAGCGGCAGTTTCTCGACGATGCCTCGCATCAGCTGCGCACGCCGCTGAGCGTGCTGCGCACGCAAGTGGACTACGCGCTGCGCGAGCACGACATGGCCGAGGTGCACCGCGCCTTGCAGGCCATGCACGAGGGGTTGGATCGCGCCGTGCGCATGGTCAATCAGATGCTGGCGCTGGCGCGCGCCCGTGACGCGTCGCTGACCTTGCAGTCGTGGGTCCGCGAAACCGTGGACCTGAGTGCACTGGCGTGCGAGGTGGTGCGACTGCAGCTCCCGCAAGCCCGATCCAAGCGTCTGGACCTTGGGGTCGAAGCCCCGGATAACGGCCCGCTCATCCACGGCTGCGAATGGATGCTGCGAGAGGCCGTCGCCAACTTGCTCGACAACGCCATTCGCTACACCCCTGAGGGGGGATCGATCACGGTGGCGGTGCGCAGCCACAGCGGCTGCGTGTGGATCGAAATCGAAGATCAAGGCCCGGGCATGACGCCACACGACATCACACTGGCGGGCACACGCTTTCGGCGTGGAACAGCAGGCAAAGCGCTGCCGGGAGCCGGGTTGGGGCTGGCCATCGTGCACACCATCGCGCAGGCCCACGGCGCACGGCTGGAGCTGCGCAATCGAACGGACGGGCGCACCGGCTTGGTGGCGGCCTTGGTGTTTTCCCTAGGAGGTCCCGCGCATTCCGAAAGCTAA
- a CDS encoding Bug family tripartite tricarboxylate transporter substrate binding protein: MNWKNWLLSTVVALTGWATATVQAEPARPECVAPAQPGGGFDLTCRLAQTALADSGALKTPMRISYMPGGVGAVAYNNIITQRPGEAGTIVAFSGGSLLNLAQGKFGKYTVDDVRWLAAIGADYGVIMVRADGPYQDLKALMAALKGDPGQIVFGGGGSVGSQDWMKAALTAKAAGVDYKRIRYVAFEGGGDALTALRGGHIHVQMGDASEAAQALEGGAPVRVLAVYSQKRLPGRLSNVPTAIEQGFAIDWPIIRGFYMGPKVSDADYQWWAAAFKKAMSAPGFATLQQQRGLFPFDMVGAELDRYVKERTRAYAELVKEFGLSK, from the coding sequence ATGAACTGGAAAAACTGGCTACTTTCAACTGTCGTAGCACTGACGGGGTGGGCCACCGCAACCGTGCAGGCCGAGCCAGCGCGCCCCGAATGCGTCGCGCCCGCCCAGCCCGGCGGCGGCTTTGACCTCACCTGCCGTCTGGCTCAAACCGCCTTGGCCGACAGCGGCGCCCTCAAAACGCCGATGCGCATCTCCTACATGCCTGGCGGCGTGGGTGCCGTGGCCTACAACAACATCATCACCCAGCGCCCGGGGGAAGCCGGCACCATCGTGGCCTTCTCCGGCGGCTCGCTGCTGAACTTGGCTCAGGGCAAATTTGGCAAATACACGGTCGACGACGTGCGCTGGCTCGCCGCCATCGGAGCCGACTACGGGGTCATCATGGTGCGCGCTGACGGCCCCTACCAAGACCTCAAGGCACTCATGGCCGCGCTCAAGGGCGACCCCGGCCAAATCGTATTTGGCGGTGGCGGCTCGGTCGGCAGCCAAGACTGGATGAAAGCGGCTCTCACAGCCAAAGCCGCCGGCGTGGACTACAAGCGCATCCGCTACGTGGCGTTCGAAGGCGGAGGGGATGCGTTGACCGCGCTGCGTGGCGGCCACATCCACGTACAAATGGGCGACGCCTCCGAAGCCGCGCAAGCGCTCGAGGGTGGTGCCCCCGTGCGCGTGCTGGCCGTCTACAGCCAGAAGCGCCTGCCGGGCCGGCTCTCCAACGTGCCCACCGCGATCGAGCAGGGATTCGCTATCGATTGGCCCATCATCCGCGGCTTCTACATGGGGCCCAAAGTCTCGGACGCCGACTACCAATGGTGGGCGGCCGCCTTCAAAAAGGCGATGAGTGCGCCTGGCTTCGCTACCTTGCAGCAACAGCGCGGTCTCTTCCCCTTCGACATGGTGGGGGCTGAGCTCGACCGCTACGTCAAGGAGCGCACTCGCGCTTACGCCGAACTGGTCAAAGAATTCGGCCTGTCCAAGTAA